Part of the Tolypothrix sp. PCC 7910 genome, ATTTGCTAGAACTGTTACTGCGGCAATGTCAGCATGTGTTTAGTAGTGAAGAACTTCTAGACAGATTATGGTCTTCAGAAGATTTTCCCTCTGAGGCTACAGTACGTTCCCATATTCGGCGGCTGCGGCACAAACTAGTGGCTGCAGGTGCCCCCCATGATTTTATTGCTACCATGCATGGACGGGGCTACTACCTGAAAGCACCTAACACCGAAGAAGTGAGCGATTTATCGGCAACACCTCCAGAGAATAATTCTCAAAGCGTTTCTACAATAGCTACATCTAGAGAAACCCAGAGCGATCGCCCACAGGATTTGATGCAGCCAGACTCGCAACAACAATACCTGGCATTTCTCAATGAGACTTGGACAAGGACTAAACCCCAAAGTCTTGACCAAATGGGTATTTTATTACAAACTGTTAGAGACTTACAAACCAATCAACTTACAGCCCAGCAACAAGTACAGGCGCAACAGGTGGTTCACAAACTCGCAGGGACTTTGGGAATTTTTGGGCTAACTAAGACAATGCACATTGCACGGCAATTGGAGTATTGGTTAGGCGGTCGAGAACCACTGCAACCAAAACACGCACCATTAATGAAAACTCTGGTGACGGCTCTGCAGCAAGATATTGACCATACCACACTGATTCAAATGTCCCAGATTTCTGCTGGACAGTCACCGCTGTTGCTAATTATCAGTTCGGATACTGAGTTTAACCAGTCAATTGTAGCCGTAGCAGCAAGCCGAGGAATTCGCATTCAGATTGCTCCAGCCGCAGATGTGGCTCAAGCCTTGCTGACAAACGAATCTGTTTTGGATGGTTTAGGAGAAGATCCTGATGTCATCCTGATGCGGTTACCCTCAATTCCATCTAGATCGGAACTTATCGATCAGCCTAACCCTGAGATCAGTAACTTTTGGGAGACATTGCAGACATTCGCACAACGTTACTCTAACTTGCCAATAGTCGTCATCGGCGATCGCGGTGACATGGGCGATCGCTTAGAAGCAATGCGACGGGGTGGAAAACTTTTTTTAGTAACGCCAACTCCAGCAGAGCAGGTGATTGATACTGTAGTCAATTTATTACGAGATCCAGAAATTCCCAATAAGGTTATGATCCTTGATGACGATCAAGATTGGTTACGCACTCTCCCCACCTTGCTGAAACCCTGGGGATTCAAGGTCACAACCCTTGCCGATCCGCAACAATTTTGGACAGTACTCCAAGCAGTTGCTCCCGATGCTTTGGTGTTAGATGTAAATATGCCACAAATCAATGGATTTGAACTCTGCCAAATTCTCCGCAGCGATCCCCATTGGCAGCGTTTACCAGTATTATTTCTGAGTGTGCTAACAGATTCCACTACCCAGAATCAAGCTTTTGCTGTTGGTGGTGATGATTATCTGTGTAAACCTGTTAAAGGCGTGGAATTAGCTAACCGGATTCTGCGGCGGTTACAAAGAGTGAGAGCTTGGGCGAATTGATTATGGGGCATGGGGCATTGGGCATGGGGCATTGGGCATTGGGCATTGGAAAGACAGATTTTCAAGTTTGGGTGTGCCAAAACCTGGTGTGAATGGCCGACTTGAAGGAGTCATTGGTCATTGGGTATTGGGTAATGCTGATCGCTCTCTACTGTGATCGCTTGAAAGTTTCTGGGGAAAGCTAGGAAAGGCGGGACAGATTCGCGGTCTATCCCGGCATGTTGTTAACGGAAACGGAAAAACAAATGAGTGATGGATTTGTGTTAGGTGATAGCGATGTCCTCTCTATGGGAATCGATAAAAATTTCGCAAAAACTACAACCTCGACGGTAAAGGAGGTTAAGCAAGGGATAGGGTGTCTGCGATGGTTGCGCTTTGGGAACCACGGGAATGAAAGATTGGGCTCTGGGTGGTCTGCATCTGTGGAATGTGAGGCTGCGGCTGTTACAGATGAATACGATGCCAGCTTTTGATCAGCCAATTTATCTTACAAAATCGGTAATAAGCTGTCACACATTTAAGTTGCATAATTAAATGTATTTTAGTTTAAAATATGGTTTTTCAATATACCGATGCACTCGTTACCATAGCAACAATTAATTTTGATAATTTAGTGAGTTTT contains:
- a CDS encoding response regulator, whose translation is MKILLVEDDEVLIKVLTKILTTQNYIVDVVKDGEMGWTYGSTFEYDLILLDIMLPKLDGISLCKRFRTQGYTVPILLLTAQDNITAKVQGLDAGADDYVVKPFEQVELIARIRALLRRGSNNPFPLLTWGDLLLNPSTCEVTYNGRPLNLTTMEYDLLELLLRQCQHVFSSEELLDRLWSSEDFPSEATVRSHIRRLRHKLVAAGAPHDFIATMHGRGYYLKAPNTEEVSDLSATPPENNSQSVSTIATSRETQSDRPQDLMQPDSQQQYLAFLNETWTRTKPQSLDQMGILLQTVRDLQTNQLTAQQQVQAQQVVHKLAGTLGIFGLTKTMHIARQLEYWLGGREPLQPKHAPLMKTLVTALQQDIDHTTLIQMSQISAGQSPLLLIISSDTEFNQSIVAVAASRGIRIQIAPAADVAQALLTNESVLDGLGEDPDVILMRLPSIPSRSELIDQPNPEISNFWETLQTFAQRYSNLPIVVIGDRGDMGDRLEAMRRGGKLFLVTPTPAEQVIDTVVNLLRDPEIPNKVMILDDDQDWLRTLPTLLKPWGFKVTTLADPQQFWTVLQAVAPDALVLDVNMPQINGFELCQILRSDPHWQRLPVLFLSVLTDSTTQNQAFAVGGDDYLCKPVKGVELANRILRRLQRVRAWAN